Proteins from a genomic interval of Aspergillus flavus chromosome 7, complete sequence:
- a CDS encoding ankyrin repeat-containing domain protein — translation MPTDTTRYRSTFHVKSQPFTEKYLSESLTQNDYLVGWICALPLEAAAATALLDEEHPPLDQDPGDMNAYTLGRIGRHNIVIGCLPLGTIGESPATAVAKDMLRSFPNIKIGFMVGIGGGAPGPASENPEDDIKLGDIVVSKPGPGHGGVIQYDYGKTLSEGEFVDIGYLNRPPNVLLTALTKLISRNELEGSSLPRQVADMGKKYPRKYQEWKYQGVENDQLFVESFRHPDIDRSCKDIHCAESEDRLVSRKPRRSTDPVVHCGLIASGNQVMRDAVTREKLRKKHGVLCFEMEAAGLSNNFPCLVVRGICDYSDSHKNKRWQPYAAAVSAAFTKELLQFIPVVQLERAHRVSFMTKKMEKEFTKLNDNIKPLLQTQEREERRRVLNWLAPGYYESQQADAQRNLDHDAGRSFIENEKFKAWSEGSKDVETLFCPGLPGAGKTTLASIVISKLRKAQEKQNSAVTFLYFSYNLQAEQTPIHMLRTLLRQLIDTLPSIPSEVTEFYCANQFPSLHETFKILSGVIQDYDNLYIVVDALDECLPEYLAGFLEAVKNLQYMGARFMLTSRYTNIIEREFRDMKKCSFLDIRAVNKDMETYITRNFDFSAFYKIPDELPQIDRFKQVVIGSARGMFILVRLFVNILKNKCTKGEIQEELENIEHGRTRDPIHEAYKKTSFMIEKSDHSEWAYRVISWVFYARRPLSVDELSEALAAQTQRGNNCLDMNYAPPDIQIVISYCSGLIVANPSTEKIEFVHLTAYQYFEENHHEHPWIAKSLKEISLTCLRYLSFGQFSSKEEHTSFLDYAVHFWAEHTGPVQADWEVRQTAKRFLQNPSLTSSADQMFPANEHTYISLSLLMDGSQESGATGLHLVARFGLVTQLRDLLKEIPVSEINSRDPYGQTPLVLAVRHGHWDIINIILDDSNVDPNLSDDDGRSPLSIASQLGYSSVVEKLLSTGETDLNLPAFDGWSPLMYASRGNHTEIIKLLLADKKIHANFTSPDGQTALKLAVEMGFTDVVRLLLESGRVETNPSDSTSRDTFMTALENGDKDIIYLLLEYGYTNAIETLTLPSSAGLVPTVGLRRRSSSLFTYYGSPETRRIFWMAVEKGFVDVVLLLLRTGKADPNLTDSAKKSALMLAVENKHKEVVEALLCVGSACTDAMAENGDTALFLAVVKRDVDITRILLEIGMANPDLVYDGPFKHPLSYAVENNYQDIVQILLSTGKADPIPGLQAAISMKQIATIRSFLGIAGVDPNTQDRVSGQTALMAAIQAQDLQFVQTLLENKMVDINAQNWAGGTALMLAVWFKDLDAVELLVGYGADPNPSLRSWDGVTLRDLSDQHGVKRLLSPKKVRTV, via the exons ATGCCTACAGACACAACCAGGTATCGATCTACCTTCCATGTCAAATCACAGCCATTCACTGAAAAATACCTCAGTGAGTCACTCACACAGAATGACTACCTGGTGGGATGGATCTGCGCCTTACCACTTGAGGCGGCTGCTGCAACTGCACTTCTAGATGAGGAGCATCCGCCACTCGATCAAGACCCTGGAGACATGAATGCGTACACACTTGGTCGGATTGGTCGGCATAATATCGTTATCGGATGTCTCCCCTTGGGCACCATTGGGGAAAGCCCTGCCACAGCAGTTGCCAAGGATATGCTTCGGAGCTTTCCTAACATTAAAATCGGTTTCATGGTGGGAATCGGAGGGGGTGCCCCTGGGCCCGCAAGCGAGAACCCCGAAGATGATATTAAACTTGGGGATATTGTCGTGAGCAAACCGGGGCCCGGCCATG GTGGAGTTATCCAGTATGATTACGGGAAGACCCTCTCCGAAGGCGAGTTTGTGGACATTGGCTATTTGAATCGCCCTCCCAATGTTCTCTTGACGGCACTTACAAAGCTTATATCGCGAAATGAACTCGAAGGCTCGTCGCTACCACGGCAGGTAGCTGACATGGGAAAGAAATACCCAAGAAAATACCAGGAATGGAAATACCAAGGAGTCGAGAATGATCAACTATTCGTGGAAAGCTTTCGACATCCTGACATTGATCGTTCTTGCAAGGATATCCACTGTGCTGAATCCGAAGACCGTCTGGTCTCTCGCAAACCCAGGCGCTCCACAGACCCTGTGGTTCATTGCGGGCTAATTGCTTCCGGGAATCAGGTCATGCGAGATGCTGTGACCCGCGAAAAGCTTCGCAAGAAGCACGGTGTGTTATGTTTCGAGATGGAGGCCGCTGGATTGAGCAATAATTTTCCATGTCTTGTGGTCCGCGGCATTTGTGATTATTCGGATTCTCATAAGAATAAACGCTGGCAACCCTATGCTGCGGCTGTGAGCGCTGCATTTACCAAAGAGCTTCTTCAGTTCATCCCCGTTGTTCAGCTTGAAAGGGCCCACAGGGTGTCGTTCATGACCAAGAAGA TGGAGAAAGAATTTACGAAATTGAATGATAATATCAAACCGCTCTTACAAACCCAGGAGCGGGAAGAACGTCGCAGGGTTTTGAATTGGCTTGCCCCCGGCTATTACGAATCGCAACAGGCCGATGCCCAACGGAATTTGGACCATGATGCTGGTAGATCTTTCATTGAGAATGAAAAATTCAAGGCATGGTCAGAGGGAAGCAAAGACGTTGAAACACTTTTCTGCCCGGGATTGCCTGGAGCTGGGAAAACGACACTAGCCTCAATTGTTATAAGCAAGCTTCGGAAAGCTCAAGAGAAGCAAAATTCAGCTGTTACCTTTCTATACTTCAGCTATAATCTGCAAGCGGAACAGACACCCATCCACATGCTTCGAACCCTACTGCGGCAGCTGATTGATACTCTACCGTCTATCCCAAGTGAAGTTACCGAGTTCTATTGTGCTAACCAGTTTCCTTCTCTACATGAAACCTTTAAGATACTATCAGGTGTTATACAGGATTATGATAACTTGTATATCGTCGTTGATGCCTTAGACGAATGCTTGCCAGAGTATCTGGCTGGATTTCTCGAGGCTGTTAAAAACCTGCAGTATATGGGAGCTCGCTTTATGTTGACTTCACGCTATACAAATATCATCGAACGAGAATTCAGGGATATGAAGAAGTGCTCTTTCTTGGATATCCGTGCGGTCAACAAGGACATGGAAACATACATTACCCGCAATTTTGACTTCTCGGCGTTTTATAAGATACCTGATGAATTACCACAAATCGATCGCTTCAAGCAGGTGGTCATAGGGTCTGCAAGGGGAAT GTTTATCCTCGTTCGACTTTTTGTCAACATTCTCAAGAACAAGTGTACTAAAGGGGAGATACAAGAAGAACTAGAGAATATTGAGCATGGTCGAACCAGAGATCCTATTCATGAAGCGTACAAAAAGACCTCCTTCATGATAGAGAAGTCCGACCACTCCGAATGGGCCTATCGTGTCATATCTTGGGTGTTTTATGCTCGGAGGCCCTTGAGCGTTGATGAACTCTCAGAGGCTTTGGCAGCCCAGACCCAACGAGGCAACAATTGCCTCGACATGAACTACGCTCCGCCAGACATTCAGATCGTTATATCATACTGCTCAGGTCTTATAGTTGCAAACCCTAGCACTGAAAAGATCGAATTTGTTCACTTGACCGCTTATCAGTATTTCGAAGAAAACCATCATGAACACCCTTGGATTGCCAAGTCTCTTAAGGAGATATCTTTGACTTGCCTCAGGTATCTTTCATTCGGGCAATTTTCGTCCAAAGAAGAGCATACCTCGTTTCTAGATTATGCTGTTCATTTCTGGGCGGAACACACCGGTCCAGTCCAAGCGGACTGGGAGGTGCGCCAAACTGCCAAAAGGTTTCTTCAGAACCCTTCTTTAACTAGCTCCGCAGATCAAATGTTCCCCGCGAATGAGCACACTTATATATCCCTCTCTCTGCTTATGGACGGCTCCCAGGAGTCTGGAGCCACAGGCCTTCACCTGGTGGCCAGATTCGGTCTCGTGACACAACTTCGAGATTTACTGAAGGAAATACCAGTTTCAGAAATCAATAGTCGGGATCCCTACGGCCAGACACCTTTGGTCCTGGCTGTAAGGCATGGACACTGggatatcatcaacatcaTTCTCGACGATAGCAATGTAGATCCCAATCTAAGCGATGATGACGGTCGGTCGCCTCTCTCAATCGCATCGCAATTAGGATATTCGAGCGTGGTTGAAAAGCTGCTTTCAACGGGCGAAACTGACCTCAATCTCCCTGCGTTCGATGGATGGTCACCACTCATGTATGCCTCCAGAGGCAATCACACAGAGATCATCAAACTTCTACTAGCTGATAAGAAAATCCACGCCAACTTTACAAGTCCTGATGGTCAAACGGCGCTTAAATTGGCAGTGGAGATGGGATTCACGGACGTAGTGAGGCTGCTACTGGAAAGTGGCAGGGTTGAGACCAACCCATCCGACTCAACTAGCAGGGACACATTCATGACCGCTCTCGAGAACGGAGATAAAGACATTATCTACCTGTTATTGGAATATGGCTATACCAACGCAATAGAGACGTTGACGTTGCCATCATCAGCGGGTTTAGTACCAACAGTAGGTCTTAGACGTCGCTCTAGCAGCCTATTTACATATTACGGAAGTCCAGAGACTAGAAGGATATTCTGGATGGCAGTAGAGAAGGGCTTTGTTGATGTGGTTTTACTACTGCTGCGCACTGGGAAGGCAGATCCCAATCTGACCGATTCCGCCAAGAAGAGCGCCCTAATGCTAGCAGTTGAGAACAAGCACAAGGAAGTCGTGGAAGCCTTACTGTGTGTTGGCTCCGCATGTACCGATGCGATGGCAGAGAACGGGGATACTGCTCTGTTTCTAGCAGTTGTTAAGAGAGATGTGGATATAACCCGGATTCTTCTAGAAATCGGAATGGCTAACCCGGATCTCGTCTACG ACGGCCCATTCAAACACCCACTTTCATACGCGGTAGAGAATAATTACCAAGATATCGTCCAAATACTCTTGAGCACCGGAAAGGCAGACCCGATCCCCGGGCTCCAAGCAGCAATCTCCATGAAGCAAATAGCAACGATTCGCAGCTTCCTTGGCATAGCAGGTGTAGACCCTAACACCCAAGACAGGGTCAGCGGTCAAACAGCTCTGATGGCAGCAATTCAAGCGCAAGACTTGCAGTTCGTTCAGACCCTCCTAGAAAACAAGATGGTCGATATCAACGCGCAAAACTGGGCGGGCGGGACGGCCCTAATGCTCGCAGTGTGGTTCAAAGATCTGGACGCTGTCGAACTTCTTGTAGGATATGGCGCCGATCCCAATCCAAGTTTACGAAGTTGGGATGGTGTTACTCTTCGAGATTTGTCTGACCAACACGGGGTCAAGAGGCTACTATCTCCGAAGAAAGTCCGGACTGTCTGA
- a CDS encoding uncharacterized protein (uncharacterized conserved protein-domain containing protein), protein MSAQSSVEIIPPTVPQTSGGAKTKQPKASKKKPNPAKKDLLFRTVGESLASQLFSHSKLHNTCTCCALAADHQRDQGFLLPPAAHPTHDARSRRCGSSCCGSSSSSQTLVEPTSDSDALSSRYSSNTYGRSSSESSLPLGRAGFVPLSKSTSLPQIKLPGRDHMDNAEVLERLAGRYGKVSHMVILDRSYNFFLNKARTGALCYKVQNQVAIVAGDPLCEPYLFSDILDEFKAYRKQFHWGIAFMGASDSLVKHARRQHWATLQFGAERVLNPMTNDVLMERSGKRIIVQNKQLLNPDKGGITLGAYAPAYGADPSLQSELMGIYESWRHQRNQAAAAAQAFITVYNPFDFPNLMIYIYTRGPNGVANGFAALRRVGANEGYHLDPCIAAPGAPKGISDLLAYAAMALLNQMNISYLSLGYEPLTILGDVTGLPSAIEKITRSLYRHTFQRLPIGGKKAYHDKFRPDPFLDSELYLVFPSGVPGLRHMLAMVHMANISIRKLVRSEAKSASHKENPRDDR, encoded by the coding sequence ATGTCTGCTCAATCGAGCGTTGAGATCATTCCTCCGACTGTCCCACAGACGTCTGGCGGCGCAAAGACTAAGCAACCGAAGGCTTCTAAGAAGAAGCCAAACCCGGCGAAGAAAGACCTCCTATTTCGTACTGTGGGCGAGTCCCTTGCGAGTCAACTCTTCAGCCACTCGAAGCTACATAATACATGCACTTGTTGTGCACTCGCTGCGGATCATCAACGGGATCAGGGTTTCTTACTTCCACCAGCGGCACATCCTACGCATGACGCAAGATCCCGCCGTTGTGGCAGCAGCTGTTGTGggagtagcagcagcagccaaacTCTTGTGGAACCCACATCAGACTCAGATGCGCTATCCTCTCGTTATTCCTCGAACACATACGGTCGTTCAAGCTCCGAATCATCCTTACCTCTAGGACGCGCCGGGTTCGTACCGCTGTCCAAGTCGACATCCTTACCGCAGATCAAGCTACCCGGTCGAGATCATATGGACAATGCCGAAGTTTTGGAGAGATTAGCCGGGCGCTATGGGAAAGTCTCACATATGGTAATACTCGACCGAAGTTACAATTTCTTCCTTAACAAAGCCCGAACCGGGGCTTTGTGTTATAAGGTGCAAAATCAGGTAGCAATAGTCGCAGGAGACCCCTTATGTGAGCCGTATCTGTTTTCCGATATACTAGACGAGTTCAAGGCATATCGAAAGCAGTTTCACTGGGGAATTGCTTTTATGGGGGCCAGCGACAGTCTAGTCAAGCATGCGCGACGGCAACATTGGGCCACATTACAATTTGGTGCCGAGCGTGTGCTTAATCCAATGACGAACGATGTGCTTATGGAGCGAAGTGGCAAGCGAATCATCGtccaaaacaaacaactCCTCAATCCAGACAAAGGTGGGATCACCTTAGGTGCTTACGCCCCAGCATACGGGGCAGACCCGTCCCTACAGAGCGAGCTAATGGGCATTTACGAATCATGGCGGCATCAACGCAACCaggccgccgccgcagccCAGGCTTTTATTACCGTTTACAACCCGTTCGACTTTCCTAATCTGatgatctatatatatacccgTGGCCCCAATGGTGTCGCTAACGGATTTGCGGCGCTTCGTCGGGTTGGTGCCAACGAAGGATATCATCTTGACCCCTGCATCGCGGCCCCCGGAGCACCCAAAGGGATTAGTGACTTGCTGGCTTACGCAGCCATGGCGCTTCTCAATCAAATGAATATATCTTACCTCAGTCTCGGATACGAACCTCTTACGATCCTGGGCGATGTGACGGGCTTACCATCTGCCATTGAGAAGATTACGCGGTCGTTATACCGTCACACCTTCCAACGATTACCGATaggagggaaaaaggcaTATCATGACAAGTTCCGCCCCGACCCGTTCTTGGACTCAGAGTTATACTTGGTGTTTCCATCAGGTGTCCCTGGACTGCGACATATGCTTGCCATGGTCCATATGGCCAATATCAGCATTCGCAAGCTTGTTCGCTCCGAAGCAAAGTCCGCCTCGCATAAAGAAAACCCCAGAGATGACCGATGA
- a CDS encoding kinase-like domain-containing protein — translation MYSLYYLIFLLACLFLLLSWNSRRIKNGPRPQSDSPKQYTPATSPPMSREGSHSSQDPFPSLASTLDRIRECTIKLAFIPRSIIDAEINEEAVRDILAEKKIGSRFRRAKLAKKIVQTAQKLFTILVMSKKVDYINTFLDRGIHDGDLPFKLDGNVLRTSQGQEVLVPEGWDYEDLKTLEANQWRVLVPVFHQGAHYDFPKQQIFPFVGKESEKSAEGGYGRVSCERIHADHHEFWEPPDSESQGYRVAVKKILWREPHLFERERRFLKALGSAGPHPHLINLLCTFSFQEDNHLVFPYADENLREYWKRTRLPEWDSQNILWLLKQMVGIASGLSVIHKLNRAGKTSGKKLYGRHGDLRATNILWFKKRPGCTDANGILLIADLGLAKLHGFESRSNDVDAVFPLTYSPPRRPGERINRAFDIWGLGCLFLEFGTYAICGDQAIEEFSRLRGYDDPRGEFTTDCFYSIDHTTVRPSVNEWVLNLKKKPRCSPVFLDLLDLIMSQMIRVQAHERSSAQTIYRKLNVMYKKAQSDPQYLLGNYEMSLQQELDDPHEPSPEASPSARNISHGSSSTYFTPNGHSLGDAVHNARVLHLNKLDSGMQSRLVLDSDDSWSMSEFGLPRSRGTWPQVTSS, via the exons ATGTATTCTCTTTACTATCTAATTTTCCTTTTGGCGTGTTTGTTCCTGCTTCTTTCATGGAATTCGCGACGTATCAAGAATGGCCCTCGTCCCCAATCCGACTCTCCCAAACAATACACCCCGGCCACGAGTCCACCCATGTCCCGCGAAGGCTCTCACTCCAGTCAAGACCCGTTTCCAAGTTTGGCTTCTACGTTGGATCGGATACGAGAATGTACCATCAAACTTGCGTTTATTCCGCGAAGTATTATCGATGCCGAGATCAACGAGGAAGCTGTGCGGGACATACTAGCGGAGAAAAAAATCGGTAGTAGATTCCGAAGAGCCAAGTTGGCAAAGAAGATCGTCCAAACCGCTCAAAAGCTATTCACAATTCTGGTCATGTCAAAAAAGGTGGATTATATAAATACCTTCCTGGATCGTGGGATACACGATGGCGATCTCCCATTCAAACTGGACGGGAACGTCTTGCGAACCAGTCAAGGCCAGGAGGTCCTGGTGCCGGAAGGTTGGGACTATGAAGACCTTAAAACACTGGAAGCAAACCAGTGGCGTGTGCTCGTGCCGGTTTTTCATCAAGGTGCTCATTATGATTTTCCAAAGCAGCAgatctttccttttgttggGAAAGAGTCTGAAAAGTCTGCTGAAGGTGGATACGGAAGAGTCTCCTGTGAACGCATCCACGCCGACCACCACGAGTTCTGGGAACCTCCTGACAGCGAG AGCCAAGGGTATAGAGTTGCAGTTAAGAAAATCCTCTGGCGAGAACCACATTTGTttgagagggaaagaagattcCTCAAGGCCCTAGGCTCAGCTGGTCCCCATCCACACCTGATCAATCTTCTATGCACCTTCAGCTTCCAGGAAGACAATCACTTGGTGTTCCCTTACGCGGACGAGAACCTTCGAGAATACTGGAAGCGGACTCGGCTACCCGAATGGGACAGCCAGAATATCCTGTGGTTGCTCAAGCAGATGGTCGGAATCGCGAGTGGATTATCTGTGATACATAAGCTAAACCGGGCGGGTAAGACATCTGGTAAGAAGCTTTATGGACGACATGGTGATCTGAGAGCCACGAATATTCTATGGTTCAAGAAGCGTCCTGGGTGTACAGATGCAAACGGCATACTCTTGATTGCGGATTTAGGGCTAGCGAAACTTCACGGATTTGAGTCTAGGTCAAACGACGTAGATGCAGTCTTCCCTCTAACATACTCACCCCCTCGCCGTCCCGGGGAGCGCATAAACCGTGCCTTCGACATCTGGGGCCTCGGGTGTCTATTTTTGGAGTTTGGTACCTATGCCATATGTGGGGATCAGGCTATCGAAGAGTTCTCCCGCCTTAGGGGATACGATGACCCCCGCGGCGAATTCACTACGGATTGCTTCTACAGCATAGATCACACAACAGTCCGCCCATCTGTAAATGAATGGGTGTTGAATCTGAAGAAAAAACCGCGGTGCTCCCCTGTGTTTCTTGACTTGCTGGATTTGATCATGTCTCAAATGATCCGCGTTCAAGCGCACGAGCGAAGCAGTGCTCAAACAATCTACCGCAAATTGAATGTGATGTACAAGAAGGCTCAATCTGACCCACAATACCTTCTGGGAAATTACGAGATGTCGCTACAACAGGAGTTGGATGACCCCCATGAACCCTCCCCCGAAGCGTCACCTTCTGCCCGAAACATATCTCATGGCTCCAGCTCGACCTACTTCACCCCCAACGGACACAGTCTAGGCGACGCTGTCCACAATGCGCGAGTCCTCCATTTGAACAAGTTAGATTCCGGGATGCAATCCAGACTGGTGCTAGATAGTGATGATTCGTGGTCCATGAGTGAGTTCGGGCTACCAAGGAGCAGGGGGACATGGCCACAAGTCACCAGCAGCTGA